Below is a genomic region from Paenibacillus rhizovicinus.
GCCCTTCGACGTGCTCATCTCCGACGTGTCGATGCCCGGCATGAACGGCATCGAGCTGGTGGCGGGAGCGAAGAAGCTGCATCCCCACATTCAGGTGCTGATGATCAGCGGCTACAACGAATTCGAATTCGTGCAGGATGCGATCCATGTCGGCGCGCAGGCCTACGTGCTCAAACCGCTCAAGATGGAGGAAGTAACGAGCCGTCTCGCGGGTTTTCGGGAGACGCTGGAGAAGATGCGCAGCATCGTCGTCCAGACGAGCGAGCTGGAGAAGAAAGTATCGGAGAGCCAGAAGCTCGTGAAGGAACGGTTCGTCAGCGACTTGATCGCGGAAATCCCGCAGACGGACGAAATGCTCGCTTCCTGGAAGCTCTTGATGGAGCTGCCGGACGCGGCGGCGGGGTTTCAAATCCTGGTGTTCGGCCTGGATCACTTCCTGTCGTCGGGCAAGGAGGCCAAAGACCGGATCGTCCTTGGAAGCGGATTCAAGCAAACCGCGGAGGTCGGCATGTCCGACACCGAGCCGATGTTCCTGGCGCAGATCACGCCGGACGAGATCGTCGTCTTGCATTTCAACCGGACGCCGGAGCAACGCGCGAAGATCGAGAAGCGGCTGCCGTTCGTCCAGAGCATGATGCGCGAGCAGTACGGCGCCACGATAACCGTCGGCTGCGGCCGGACGGGGAACAGCTGGGAAGAGGTGCCGCTCTGCTATAAGGAGATCAAATTCATGATGGCGAAGGCCCGGCTTATCTCGGACGGGCAGATCGTTCGGCACGATTACATCGACCGCAGCGAATTCCAGGACTTCCGGCTGCGCGAGGAATTCATGCCGAACATCGTCAAGTTGATGGAGTTGGGCGATTCCGCGAAGGTCGGCGCATACATGAACCGCATTCTGGACGTGCTGCTGACCCAGGAGCCGGCCTCGTTCTCCTACGTGCAGGCGTTCGGCATGAGTTTCCTGAGCGAGCTGATCCGCAATTTGAAGTGGAAGGACGACGCGGACGGCGAGATGAACATCCTGATGTGGCGCCGGATGCTGGATTGCTCCAGCACGGGACAGATCGTTCTGCTGCTCGTCGATTACGTCGACCGGTACATGACGATCGAGAAGAAGGAGCGCATGAACCAGCAGCATAATCTGATTAGCCGCATTGCCGCTTTCATCGAGGAGCGTCTCCAGGAGAACTGGACGGTCAAGCAGCTGGCGGAGGAATTCAGCCTGAACGCGAGCTACCTCAGCGTCCTGTTCAAACGGGAGATGGGGAAGACGATCTCGGAATTCGTCCAGGAAATCCGCATCGACCGGGCGCGGCGGCTGTTGAAGGATCCGGGCATCAAAGTCTACGAAGTGGCGGATCGGGTCGGGATTCAAACTTCGGCGTATTTTACGTATTTGTTCAAGAAGATGGTCGGCTGCACGCCCCAGGAATACAGGGATTATCATTGACGGCTCCTGGTGAAGGACCAATATTCTCAACCGAAGAGACTAGCCGCTGGTCTGCCTTAGACCTGTGGCTGGTCTTTTCTCGCGTGCTCCCCTATGCGCATTTGCGAAACAATAGCACAATAGAAAAGCGGCAGTCCTCGGACTGCCGCTTTTTCAATCGATATGTCTGCGATGCTAGCAGGTCCTACAACCCCTGAGCGGCTTTCGCATTTTGACTGTTGCTTACTTCCGATTTGTAGGCTAGGCCGGAGTACTGAAGAACAAGCGAGGAGTCAAAGTTATCCCCGTACAGAGCAAGCGTTATCTCCGTATCCGCGGTAGTCCACATATTATAGAACGCCGCTTGACCGATTGCGACAGCGGTACCCAAGGTGTTTCTAGCATCGCCTTTATATAAATCCCCGTAATAAACGATGTCTTGATCGTTGTCCGGAGAACCATATTTGCCGACGAGAGCGGATTTCAAACTGTCATAGTCACTAATGTAGGCGTTCGAATTGATGTGATCGACTTTGAATATGTACATGGCATCCGTAAGTTTATTGTTCGTAAACCGGTAAGCGAGAGTGGCATCCATCCCGGAGGCTTTGGTTTCATAGTAATAGTAACCATCGCCGGATCCGATGAGCTTAGCCGTCTCCGCCTTCTTGACTTGGGCCACGGTCATTCCCCATTTGACATTGCGGAATTTCACTTTCGTCGTACTTACGGGTTTGGACGCAATATTGAGCGCGGCAGGAGGAGCTTCTTTGCCGATGATGATATTCTTCGTGGACGGATCAACCGACATGGTTTCGCCGGAGTACGTCACGATGAACTTCAACGCGATATAGAGCGTCCCCGAAACTTTCTTCGGAGCTAGCGGCAAGGCTGTTTTCGTGCCGTTTACGAAAGCCGTTTTGGATCCTTCGGTGAAGGAGATCCGAGTTCCTTTCTTACTGGCAGACGTCATCTTGGTCTTGTTATCGTAACTGATCGCGTAACCCAATGACCCCAGAACTTGCTTGGCCGGAACTAGCGTACTGCCGCCTTGGGAGATAGCATTCGATGTGGACAGTGCCCCGTGCACGAATACCCGATACGTTCTTTCGGCCGCGGACACGGAAGAAACGCTGAGTGCAAATAGAATAATGCTGATGAATAAGACCCCGATTTTACGCATGTTGCCTCCAATTAATATAGTTAGTTGTTATTGCCATTAGATGAACGTTGTTCCGCGGGCTGCTTCAACGCGTCTTGCGATTTGCCCGTTTGCCCCTGGCTTCTGTAGTTGTCCAAAAAGTTAACCCTGGCAAGACCAAGTATACAGGATCTTCCACGGCTAGAGGAACTATTATTAATTAAGAGATTCGCGTTGAAAAGCCGGTTCGTTCTAAGCGAAATAAAGAGGAAACTCGGCCTTGAGCCGGTAAGGGTCGGCCTCCTTGAAGGCCTGCAATCGCGCGTCTTTCACTTTATCCAGATCATTGTCCGAAGAGCGATGTTCGGCACTATCCGCGATGTATTGTCTGGTCCATTCTTTGGGAGACGCATAGAACTGCACGATTTCATGATGAGCAAAGTCATTGATTAGCCCGAGGTCATGCGCTTCTTTGAATAAGGGGATATCGACCAGCAGAGGAGAGATAACCGAGATTCCCTTTTCCATTAACTTCTGTACCCCATCCTGATTACGAACGGCGACAGACAGCGTCTTCTGGAAATCAACGCCGGTGCTTTGGAGTATAGGGATCCAGCGATTCAAATAACTGCTCGCTTGGTTGATAATATCGGCGACGTGCAGGACGGTCTGTCCGCTAAGTTGAAGCTGGATTGCATTTCCTTCGTGATCCGTGACGTGATAATCGCCATTTTTAAATAAGAAGACATGCGGTACGTTCAGCTTTTGAGCGATCGGGATGGAGAAGAACCAATCTCTTCGTTCTCCGCCGGAAATGAGGGTTGGCGGGTTGTGATGCGCTAGATAATGCGCCAGTAAGGTGTCGATCGACTCTTCGTAA
It encodes:
- a CDS encoding response regulator, whose translation is MLKILIVDDEPSNIQGLVRYIDWQSLGYDKPVTMEGGEEALDELRATPFDVLISDVSMPGMNGIELVAGAKKLHPHIQVLMISGYNEFEFVQDAIHVGAQAYVLKPLKMEEVTSRLAGFRETLEKMRSIVVQTSELEKKVSESQKLVKERFVSDLIAEIPQTDEMLASWKLLMELPDAAAGFQILVFGLDHFLSSGKEAKDRIVLGSGFKQTAEVGMSDTEPMFLAQITPDEIVVLHFNRTPEQRAKIEKRLPFVQSMMREQYGATITVGCGRTGNSWEEVPLCYKEIKFMMAKARLISDGQIVRHDYIDRSEFQDFRLREEFMPNIVKLMELGDSAKVGAYMNRILDVLLTQEPASFSYVQAFGMSFLSELIRNLKWKDDADGEMNILMWRRMLDCSSTGQIVLLLVDYVDRYMTIEKKERMNQQHNLISRIAAFIEERLQENWTVKQLAEEFSLNASYLSVLFKREMGKTISEFVQEIRIDRARRLLKDPGIKVYEVADRVGIQTSAYFTYLFKKMVGCTPQEYRDYH
- a CDS encoding copper amine oxidase N-terminal domain-containing protein encodes the protein MRKIGVLFISIILFALSVSSVSAAERTYRVFVHGALSTSNAISQGGSTLVPAKQVLGSLGYAISYDNKTKMTSASKKGTRISFTEGSKTAFVNGTKTALPLAPKKVSGTLYIALKFIVTYSGETMSVDPSTKNIIIGKEAPPAALNIASKPVSTTKVKFRNVKWGMTVAQVKKAETAKLIGSGDGYYYYETKASGMDATLAYRFTNNKLTDAMYIFKVDHINSNAYISDYDSLKSALVGKYGSPDNDQDIVYYGDLYKGDARNTLGTAVAIGQAAFYNMWTTADTEITLALYGDNFDSSLVLQYSGLAYKSEVSNSQNAKAAQGL
- a CDS encoding phosphoribosyltransferase, translating into MTQAKASEILLKRLIATNGLAVRSNEQDDAFWYTSGKPGPFYINTQNIAGQQEAHEVLSRFNAILQADLPLEKRSKAIYEIVDQAVASDEAYEESIDTLLAHYLAHHNPPTLISGGERRDWFFSIPIAQKLNVPHVFLFKNGDYHVTDHEGNAIQLQLSGQTVLHVADIINQASSYLNRWIPILQSTGVDFQKTLSVAVRNQDGVQKLMEKGISVISPLLVDIPLFKEAHDLGLINDFAHHEIVQFYASPKEWTRQYIADSAEHRSSDNDLDKVKDARLQAFKEADPYRLKAEFPLYFA